A window of the Gemmatirosa kalamazoonensis genome harbors these coding sequences:
- a CDS encoding Kelch repeat-containing protein → MSIVRTLTLAAATLLATAAHDATSPGSVRALGRMRIARASHTATALPDGRVLVTGGFGGSGAEGIAFASTEIFDPATGAFVDGPALGVARSGHSATALRDGRVLVVGGWSGRYRVTSAAEIFDPRTGRFAPAGALVVGRADHAATLLADGRVLVTGGYDADMRPIASAEIYDPATNRFAPTHDMAFARGAHSATLLEDGRVLVVGGGGAGRYPNRVMQGEAELFDPAHGTFASTGHLLAPRYKHAAVRLVDGTVLVVGGSDGRDWRGMIAEAERYEPTSGRFVAAGRTTLERFKLPDAVARLADGRVLIAGGGDRAEVYDPATRTFALAAGSLGAARFFATATPLRDGRVLVAGGYAEERGGLPATAQTFVFQP, encoded by the coding sequence TCGGCCGCATGCGCATCGCGCGCGCGAGCCACACCGCCACCGCACTCCCCGACGGCCGCGTGCTCGTGACCGGCGGCTTCGGCGGGAGCGGCGCCGAGGGCATCGCGTTCGCGAGCACAGAGATCTTCGACCCCGCTACCGGCGCGTTCGTCGACGGACCCGCGCTCGGCGTCGCGCGCTCGGGGCACTCCGCCACGGCGCTCCGCGACGGACGCGTGCTCGTCGTGGGTGGCTGGAGCGGACGGTATCGCGTGACCTCGGCGGCGGAGATCTTCGACCCGCGCACGGGCCGCTTCGCGCCCGCCGGCGCGCTCGTCGTCGGGCGCGCCGACCACGCGGCGACGCTGCTCGCCGACGGCCGCGTGCTCGTCACCGGCGGCTACGACGCCGACATGCGCCCGATCGCATCGGCGGAGATCTACGATCCGGCGACGAACCGCTTCGCGCCGACGCACGACATGGCGTTCGCGCGCGGCGCGCACTCCGCCACGCTGCTCGAGGACGGCCGCGTGCTCGTCGTGGGCGGCGGCGGCGCGGGCCGCTACCCGAACCGCGTGATGCAGGGCGAGGCCGAGCTGTTCGACCCCGCGCACGGCACGTTCGCGTCCACGGGGCACCTGCTCGCGCCGCGCTACAAGCACGCCGCCGTGCGCCTCGTCGACGGCACCGTGCTCGTCGTCGGCGGATCGGACGGCCGCGACTGGCGCGGCATGATCGCCGAGGCGGAGCGCTACGAGCCCACGTCGGGCCGCTTCGTCGCCGCGGGTCGCACGACGCTGGAGCGGTTCAAGCTCCCCGACGCCGTCGCGCGTCTCGCCGACGGCCGCGTGCTGATCGCCGGCGGCGGCGACCGCGCCGAGGTCTACGACCCCGCGACCCGCACGTTCGCGCTCGCCGCCGGATCGTTAGGCGCCGCCCGCTTCTTCGCCACCGCCACGCCGCTGCGCGACGGCCGCGTGCTGGTGGCGGGCGGCTACGCGGAGGAACGGGGTGGGCTGCCCGCTACGGCGCAGACGTTCGTGTTTCAGCCCTGA
- a CDS encoding EAL and HDOD domain-containing protein → MPLLRRRESAAPSPSPAAEAVDATAIRDVFVARQPIFDEHDRLFAYELLYRSGTQQNFANGVSADQMCTDTVLHAVLSIGLNPLTNGTLAFVNMTRDFLMRNLYELFDPTTIVVELLETVEPDDEVVEACRRIVRSGYPLALDDFVNAPGYEPLLRMAKIVKIDVLNRPEEELKQVARELLPHGVRLLAERVESAEVRDMCRRLGFTLFQGYYYSRPQIVSHRELSVEHTTMLRLLSMLDNPTATDTEIEDGFRSDPSLSYKLLRIANSAAFGGRDVQSIGFALRMVGRKVLHRWLSLLLISSVASSSGIAGELVLAALVRARLCELIAQRTERAQAMGPMFLVGLFSLLDVLLRMPMEGILSRMAIAPEVRAVLLSRSGPYAPTLALVEAQERGDWQAVQDAAAAVGIGAGDVSKAYTEALAWAGERIGAA, encoded by the coding sequence ATGCCCCTCCTCCGTCGCCGCGAGTCGGCCGCCCCATCTCCGTCGCCGGCCGCCGAGGCCGTGGACGCCACGGCGATCCGCGACGTGTTCGTCGCGCGGCAGCCGATCTTCGACGAGCACGATCGCCTGTTCGCGTACGAGCTGCTCTACCGGAGCGGCACGCAGCAGAACTTCGCGAACGGCGTCAGCGCGGACCAGATGTGCACCGACACGGTGCTGCACGCGGTCCTCAGCATCGGGCTGAACCCGCTCACGAACGGCACGCTCGCGTTCGTGAACATGACCCGCGACTTCCTGATGCGGAACCTGTACGAGCTGTTCGACCCGACGACGATCGTGGTCGAGCTGCTCGAGACGGTGGAGCCGGACGACGAGGTGGTGGAGGCGTGCCGCCGGATCGTGCGCTCGGGCTATCCGCTCGCGCTCGACGACTTCGTGAACGCGCCGGGCTACGAGCCGCTGCTCCGCATGGCGAAGATCGTGAAGATCGACGTGCTGAATCGCCCGGAGGAGGAGCTGAAGCAGGTCGCGCGCGAGCTACTGCCGCACGGCGTGCGGCTGCTGGCCGAGCGCGTGGAGTCGGCCGAGGTGCGCGACATGTGCCGGCGGCTCGGCTTCACGCTGTTCCAGGGCTACTACTACAGCCGCCCGCAGATCGTGTCGCACCGCGAGCTGTCGGTGGAGCACACGACGATGCTGCGGCTGCTGTCGATGCTCGACAACCCGACGGCGACGGACACCGAGATCGAGGACGGCTTCCGCTCCGACCCGTCGCTGTCGTACAAGCTGCTGCGCATCGCGAACTCCGCGGCGTTCGGCGGCCGCGACGTGCAGTCGATCGGCTTCGCGCTTCGCATGGTGGGCCGGAAGGTCCTGCACCGCTGGCTGTCGCTGCTGCTCATCTCGTCGGTGGCGTCGTCGAGCGGGATCGCCGGGGAGCTGGTGCTCGCGGCGCTCGTGCGCGCGCGGCTGTGCGAGCTGATCGCGCAGCGCACCGAGCGCGCGCAGGCGATGGGGCCGATGTTCCTCGTCGGGCTGTTCTCGCTGCTCGACGTGCTGCTGCGCATGCCGATGGAGGGGATCCTGTCGCGCATGGCGATCGCGCCGGAGGTGCGCGCGGTGCTGCTGTCGCGCTCCGGGCCGTACGCGCCGACGCTCGCGCTGGTGGAAGCGCAGGAGCGCGGCGACTGGCAGGCGGTGCAGGACGCGGCGGCCGCCGTGGGGATCGGCGCGGGCGACGTGTCGAAGGCCTACACGGAAGCGCTGGCGTGGGCGGGCGAGCGGATCGGGGCGGCCTAA
- a CDS encoding ABC transporter ATP-binding protein has protein sequence MLNVHELRKSYDGLVAVRALTFAVPPGEVLGLVGPNGAGKTTTLRCLAGILRPSAGRVEVAGIDLAVDPVAAKRRLAFVPDEPHLFDYLTVEEHLRFVARLYHVADAEQKAAPLLEELELTAKRRALPDELSRGMKQKLAIACALLHDPQVLLLDEPLTGLDPVGIRRMKATIAARARAGAAVVLSSHLLHLVEQLCTRLLVVRQGRMVAYGTIDEIVAERPALAGLPIEELFVALTEGEAPPPPPLGAPV, from the coding sequence ATGCTCAACGTCCACGAGCTCCGGAAGAGCTACGACGGCCTCGTCGCCGTGCGCGCGCTCACGTTCGCCGTGCCGCCGGGCGAGGTGCTCGGCCTCGTCGGACCGAACGGAGCCGGCAAGACGACGACGCTGCGCTGCCTCGCCGGCATCCTCCGCCCCTCCGCCGGACGCGTCGAGGTGGCGGGGATCGACCTCGCGGTGGACCCGGTCGCGGCCAAGCGGCGGCTCGCGTTCGTGCCCGACGAGCCGCACCTGTTCGACTACCTCACCGTCGAGGAGCACCTCCGCTTCGTCGCGCGGCTCTACCACGTCGCCGACGCGGAGCAGAAGGCGGCGCCGCTGCTCGAGGAGCTGGAGCTCACCGCGAAGCGGCGCGCGCTCCCCGACGAGCTGTCGCGCGGCATGAAGCAGAAGCTCGCCATCGCCTGCGCGCTGCTGCACGACCCGCAGGTCCTCCTGCTCGACGAGCCGCTCACCGGGCTCGATCCGGTCGGCATCCGCCGCATGAAGGCGACGATCGCCGCCCGCGCGCGCGCCGGCGCCGCCGTCGTGCTCAGCTCCCACCTGCTGCACCTCGTCGAGCAGCTGTGCACCCGGCTCCTCGTCGTCCGGCAGGGGCGCATGGTGGCGTACGGCACGATCGACGAGATCGTGGCCGAGCGTCCGGCGCTCGCCGGGCTCCCCATCGAGGAGCTGTTCGTCGCGCTCACCGAGGGCGAGGCCCCGCCGCCGCCCCCGCTCGGAGCCCCGGTCTGA
- a CDS encoding CsbD family protein encodes MRDDIRDDRTLQERGVENSVEGKADHMKGHLKDAVGGLTGDSSLQAEGKADQLKGKAKDTLGKVERKLDQ; translated from the coding sequence ATGCGCGATGACATCCGCGACGACCGCACGCTTCAGGAGCGCGGCGTCGAGAACTCGGTCGAGGGCAAGGCCGACCACATGAAGGGACACCTGAAGGACGCCGTCGGCGGGCTCACCGGCGACAGCTCGCTGCAGGCCGAAGGGAAGGCCGATCAGCTGAAGGGCAAGGCGAAGGACACGCTCGGCAAGGTGGAGCGGAAGCTGGACCAGTAA
- a CDS encoding DUF5916 domain-containing protein produces the protein MLRRLTCITLVLPALLGAQQVASNRGTPPIASSANGEPVAARASATIASAARARQAPTIDGRDDDAAWRDAQVIDQFLEYDPNPGAETRFKTEARVLYDDKALYVVVRMFDPAPDSIVSLLSRRDVRTASEQIKLMIDSYHDRRTGFEFCLNPAGVKRDFYVYNDNNEDVTWDGVWDGVARVDSTGWVAEFRIPFSQLRFPKVPEHTFGLMIVRDVARTGARISWPLYRRDRQGYISQAGELNGLTALPSPRRLEVAPYVVAKNVTQARVGGAAGFTHPQQTTLGADVKYGLTSNLTLDATVNPDFGQVEADPSVLNLSAFEQFYDERRPFFLEGAGIFNFRTSCQDIDSGCTGLFYSRRIGRAPQLAGQFGDAASPAFTPIAAATKLTGRLGSGLSVGVLDAVTGRENGPDGAIIEPRTNYFVGRLLQDLRQGQSGIGVMVTAVDRALDPTAAQYLRRSAYVGGVDFRHRFYKKYYELHAMAAGSTVRGSEQSIAALQRDGVHRYQRPDAGLDYDTTRTSLGGNAQRLTLSKFGGGHTRFQSLYQRYSAGFESNDLGFQSRADWQLMHNWFALTFQKPKWFYRSVQMNYNLHNEWSAGGLPTSIGVNTNYHVQFKNTNWIHIGGNWNDFTATYSDRMARGGPAVRKSPSVNFWSGWNGDSRRVVTPTFWMGGFRGDEGRSSDFWMNPGVDLRLASRFSTSFSLNVDRSINDAQWVANLGAIGADTTHYTFARLDQTTVNMSARVNFTVSPTLSFQSYVAPFVSTGSYSDRKQLTNPRAARYADRFASYPGGPEGFDFKQVNANAVLRWEYRPGSTMFVVWQHARSGYVDTASRFDFGRDYGDLWSIHPNNTFLVKLSYWLNP, from the coding sequence ATGCTGCGTCGTCTGACGTGCATCACTCTGGTGCTTCCCGCGCTGCTCGGCGCACAGCAGGTCGCGTCGAACCGCGGCACACCGCCCATCGCGTCGAGCGCGAACGGGGAGCCGGTCGCGGCGCGCGCGAGTGCCACCATCGCCTCCGCGGCGCGCGCACGACAGGCTCCGACGATCGATGGACGGGACGACGACGCCGCGTGGCGCGACGCGCAGGTGATCGACCAGTTCCTCGAGTACGATCCCAACCCCGGAGCCGAGACGCGCTTCAAGACCGAGGCGCGCGTGCTGTACGACGACAAGGCGCTGTACGTCGTGGTGCGCATGTTCGATCCCGCGCCCGACAGCATCGTGTCGCTGCTGAGCCGGCGCGACGTGCGCACGGCGAGCGAGCAGATCAAGCTGATGATCGACAGCTACCACGATCGGCGCACCGGCTTCGAGTTCTGCCTCAACCCGGCCGGCGTGAAGCGCGACTTCTACGTCTACAACGACAACAACGAGGACGTGACGTGGGACGGCGTGTGGGACGGCGTCGCGCGCGTCGACTCGACGGGCTGGGTGGCCGAGTTCCGCATCCCGTTCAGCCAGCTCCGCTTCCCGAAGGTACCGGAGCACACGTTCGGCCTCATGATCGTGCGCGACGTCGCGCGCACCGGTGCGCGCATCTCGTGGCCGCTCTACCGGCGCGATCGGCAGGGCTACATCTCGCAGGCCGGGGAGCTGAACGGCCTCACCGCGCTCCCGTCGCCGCGGCGGCTCGAGGTCGCGCCGTACGTCGTGGCGAAGAACGTGACGCAGGCGCGTGTGGGCGGCGCCGCCGGCTTCACGCATCCGCAGCAGACGACGTTGGGCGCCGACGTGAAGTACGGCCTCACGTCGAACCTCACGCTCGACGCGACGGTGAACCCCGACTTCGGCCAGGTGGAGGCCGACCCGTCGGTGCTCAACCTCTCCGCGTTCGAGCAGTTCTACGACGAGCGGCGGCCGTTCTTCCTCGAGGGCGCGGGCATCTTCAACTTCCGCACGTCGTGTCAGGACATCGACAGCGGCTGCACGGGGCTGTTCTACTCGCGGCGCATCGGGCGCGCGCCGCAGCTCGCCGGCCAGTTCGGCGACGCCGCGAGCCCCGCGTTCACGCCGATCGCCGCGGCGACGAAGCTCACCGGGCGGCTCGGGAGCGGGCTCTCGGTCGGCGTGCTCGACGCGGTGACGGGGCGCGAGAACGGACCCGACGGCGCCATCATCGAGCCGCGCACGAACTACTTCGTCGGGCGCCTGCTCCAGGATCTGCGGCAGGGACAGAGCGGCATCGGCGTCATGGTCACCGCGGTCGACCGCGCGCTCGATCCGACGGCCGCGCAGTACCTGCGGCGCAGCGCGTACGTCGGCGGCGTCGACTTCCGCCACCGCTTCTACAAGAAGTACTACGAGCTGCACGCGATGGCGGCGGGAAGCACGGTGCGCGGCTCGGAGCAGTCGATCGCGGCGCTGCAGCGCGACGGCGTGCACCGCTACCAGCGCCCCGACGCGGGGCTCGACTACGACACCACGCGGACGTCGTTAGGCGGCAACGCGCAGCGCCTCACGCTGTCCAAGTTCGGCGGCGGGCACACCCGCTTCCAGTCGCTCTACCAGCGCTACTCGGCCGGGTTCGAGTCGAACGACCTCGGGTTCCAGTCGCGCGCCGACTGGCAGCTCATGCACAACTGGTTCGCGCTCACGTTCCAGAAGCCGAAGTGGTTCTACCGCAGCGTGCAGATGAACTACAACCTCCACAACGAGTGGAGCGCGGGCGGACTGCCGACGTCGATCGGCGTGAACACGAACTACCACGTCCAGTTCAAGAACACGAACTGGATCCACATCGGCGGCAACTGGAACGACTTCACCGCGACGTACAGCGACCGCATGGCGCGCGGCGGTCCGGCGGTGCGCAAGTCGCCGTCGGTGAACTTCTGGTCGGGGTGGAACGGCGACTCGCGCCGCGTGGTGACGCCGACCTTCTGGATGGGCGGCTTCCGCGGCGACGAGGGGCGTTCGAGCGACTTCTGGATGAACCCGGGCGTGGATCTGCGCCTCGCGAGCCGCTTCTCGACCTCGTTCTCGCTGAACGTCGACCGCTCGATCAACGACGCGCAGTGGGTCGCGAACCTCGGCGCGATCGGCGCCGACACCACGCACTACACGTTCGCGCGCCTCGATCAGACGACGGTGAACATGTCGGCGCGCGTGAACTTCACCGTCTCGCCGACGCTGTCGTTCCAGTCGTACGTCGCGCCGTTCGTGAGCACGGGGAGCTACTCCGACCGCAAGCAGCTCACGAACCCGCGCGCCGCGCGCTACGCCGATCGCTTCGCGTCGTACCCGGGCGGCCCGGAGGGCTTCGACTTCAAGCAGGTGAACGCGAACGCGGTGCTGCGGTGGGAGTACCGCCCCGGCTCGACGATGTTCGTCGTGTGGCAGCACGCGCGCTCGGGCTACGTCGACACGGCGTCGCGCTTCGACTTCGGCCGCGACTACGGCGATCTGTGGAGCATCCACCCGAACAACACGTTCCTCGTGAAGCTCTCGTACTGGCTGAATCCCTGA